One genomic region from Antedon mediterranea chromosome 3, ecAntMedi1.1, whole genome shotgun sequence encodes:
- the LOC140044931 gene encoding uncharacterized protein C1orf50 homolog isoform X1 has protein sequence MIRTTESLANQQTTGKSGNAGFLPLNLVEVGDSPGGVKLVNAYRTNRTTDVTDIVELAKQVQKADEFTRANAGSKLTVIADQIRYLQEQACKVLQEAKRDADLHHVACNFKKCPGKIYHLYKRPSGQRYFSLLSCENWGASCPHEYLGTYRLEYDMSWTPEKDMVRRSNEIGLIDKVLDMQTSIEFPAQPNFKNITDAPNKDEAT, from the exons ATGATACGAACAACAGAAAGTTTGGCAAATCAGCAAACTACAGGTAAAAGTGGTAACGCCGGTTTTCTACCAT TGAATTTAGTAGAAGTTGGTGACAGTCCTGGTGGAGTTAAACTGGTGAATGCATATCGCACAAACAGAACCACTGATGTCACAGATATTGTAGAACTTGCCAAACAGGTTCAAAAG GCAGATGAATTTACACGAGCAAATGCAGGAAGTAAGCTAACAGTGATAGCTGATCAGATTCGATATTTACAAGAACAAGCATGCAAAGTACTACAAGAAGCCAAGAGAGATGCAGACTTGCACCATGTTGCCTGcaactttaaaaaatgtccaGGGAAGATATATCATTTGTACAAGCGTCCTTCTGGACAACGTTACTTCTCATTGTTGTCATGTGAg AATTGGGGTGCCTCGTGCCCTCATGAGTACTTGGGAACATACAGATTGGAATACGATATGTCATGGACACCAGAAAAAGATATGGTACGAAGAAGTAATGAGATTGGCCTGATTGATAAGGTACTTGACATGCAAACAAGCATTGAGTTCCCTGCTCAgccaaattttaaaaacattacagaCGCACCAAACAAAGATGAAGCCACCTAG
- the LOC140044931 gene encoding uncharacterized protein C1orf50 homolog isoform X2, producing MIRTTESLANQQTTVNLVEVGDSPGGVKLVNAYRTNRTTDVTDIVELAKQVQKADEFTRANAGSKLTVIADQIRYLQEQACKVLQEAKRDADLHHVACNFKKCPGKIYHLYKRPSGQRYFSLLSCENWGASCPHEYLGTYRLEYDMSWTPEKDMVRRSNEIGLIDKVLDMQTSIEFPAQPNFKNITDAPNKDEAT from the exons ATGATACGAACAACAGAAAGTTTGGCAAATCAGCAAACTACAG TGAATTTAGTAGAAGTTGGTGACAGTCCTGGTGGAGTTAAACTGGTGAATGCATATCGCACAAACAGAACCACTGATGTCACAGATATTGTAGAACTTGCCAAACAGGTTCAAAAG GCAGATGAATTTACACGAGCAAATGCAGGAAGTAAGCTAACAGTGATAGCTGATCAGATTCGATATTTACAAGAACAAGCATGCAAAGTACTACAAGAAGCCAAGAGAGATGCAGACTTGCACCATGTTGCCTGcaactttaaaaaatgtccaGGGAAGATATATCATTTGTACAAGCGTCCTTCTGGACAACGTTACTTCTCATTGTTGTCATGTGAg AATTGGGGTGCCTCGTGCCCTCATGAGTACTTGGGAACATACAGATTGGAATACGATATGTCATGGACACCAGAAAAAGATATGGTACGAAGAAGTAATGAGATTGGCCTGATTGATAAGGTACTTGACATGCAAACAAGCATTGAGTTCCCTGCTCAgccaaattttaaaaacattacagaCGCACCAAACAAAGATGAAGCCACCTAG
- the LOC140044931 gene encoding uncharacterized protein C1orf50 homolog isoform X3: protein MPRIGRHMPRFVNLVEVGDSPGGVKLVNAYRTNRTTDVTDIVELAKQVQKADEFTRANAGSKLTVIADQIRYLQEQACKVLQEAKRDADLHHVACNFKKCPGKIYHLYKRPSGQRYFSLLSCENWGASCPHEYLGTYRLEYDMSWTPEKDMVRRSNEIGLIDKVLDMQTSIEFPAQPNFKNITDAPNKDEAT from the exons ATGCCGAGGATTGGCAGACACATGCCGAGGtttg TGAATTTAGTAGAAGTTGGTGACAGTCCTGGTGGAGTTAAACTGGTGAATGCATATCGCACAAACAGAACCACTGATGTCACAGATATTGTAGAACTTGCCAAACAGGTTCAAAAG GCAGATGAATTTACACGAGCAAATGCAGGAAGTAAGCTAACAGTGATAGCTGATCAGATTCGATATTTACAAGAACAAGCATGCAAAGTACTACAAGAAGCCAAGAGAGATGCAGACTTGCACCATGTTGCCTGcaactttaaaaaatgtccaGGGAAGATATATCATTTGTACAAGCGTCCTTCTGGACAACGTTACTTCTCATTGTTGTCATGTGAg AATTGGGGTGCCTCGTGCCCTCATGAGTACTTGGGAACATACAGATTGGAATACGATATGTCATGGACACCAGAAAAAGATATGGTACGAAGAAGTAATGAGATTGGCCTGATTGATAAGGTACTTGACATGCAAACAAGCATTGAGTTCCCTGCTCAgccaaattttaaaaacattacagaCGCACCAAACAAAGATGAAGCCACCTAG